One Neodiprion pinetum isolate iyNeoPine1 chromosome 1, iyNeoPine1.2, whole genome shotgun sequence genomic window carries:
- the LOC124221932 gene encoding uncharacterized protein isoform X1, producing the protein MDVSFTNVLEGARQYFQGLPVPSTAGTTSSTENIATSTSSSYGHGDVAASVSGPTSSSTIAAVSREAPGAQQRVELGSRGPEDRQDASQVGNSYWNPHGPVEPYPPQPTRVEVPDTRPTDGTCVSLEAPAGSLTEMQPASKQAYDHAAAHSSSPSSSSPAQLHQLQPPKACSTPPVYQQLNTVSRTPYSTAADMLPAHSSYQAVERAPPSPAMVAPRTQYYPRYHHPEITKSTPLPMTQSSTYQSANAVPSSGVVQQSVTRSSPAEQSCALPPGPGAQSHVHESRDLRSPALRGHGSGYPNSVQANGAHQQHAAAQGYTVRNAVIPTSNQQQQRHQLQQPGSAASSSAAGNPAAHQVAVHGNNAHTHIPSPHNLPQHIPSPQNPARVNPSPLQHHVVGAGNAAGSTGYCPRVSPHMPPPNSVYHSPSPHEATSYHPPSPHPTNNSSTFQPRSPTYPPPPQAPAQSTPHSYSSSSPQHYQQPSSYPSTAAGYAQPQLSGYHSQLQPKNSTSGYYSQSNRSQPYAVPPVSAPSTANPGGQYGAHGKSIAYNGVQDAGRRNCPEAERPYGVQSYQTPVSVQRTSNTHNLPPIATLSYHYDRNSREALSKAQPMHRQQQRPQSAITKNSSTTGLTPNPARLSDYPVAVNNQHANGNVVTSASSMYSRVGGQPGVYPRYATTMAPSHHGSNATSTTVTSNGAPISNRPTVPTPMSSTIVNPGYPSRSGGRSVNPYPSTPHQPQENYAYKDYPSASTAYPTSTVVSQSVPPPSSSSTLQTNGAPTSNRKRESPLDLSLRTIKTPADSTAQDDPEASCSGDKIVSSSNAASSRNAGRTVLVPPGAAYPVYDGRSFGHSRSPASGVRASTPLQTVRAPKVDFLPNFSSTPLHHPAHESNTLRRSSSHIYAPSPRVNPAAVAPLPNIATFKKAPAAPSSLPYEKNPPYRVGNVARPRYAPVMEPGGNAIRHQEYTSDLSKYHVDRNKMAHVQPSAYGRDRQPATKRTAADPTPYTGLSKQPRVEKWRQSIDQQIEQRLSNALQERQRQEMSLNAPVSNGVNSAVVPAGYDQRRENNSAYNYCDKRNYPEIKGAARGSFAPASPAVYGNQGGTPRVTGHSHIPQSSGHQNLYSAGYRHGQGQHASYRVPASHVPNSGPNAEQPSNAGTDKKRVLSLLRNSLENKQQREEQLSNSQQPILANYNQPSFQNKVVTPVEPKTNIGRHNLSPFTAASLLERNSTTPPHYKFHVPRAVDSIIQEPSHSLYGTRVNSSATIPGKEANSMTRGIENQIHRDKDDGLAAILAARIRTKAELKQVSAGQFGAKPTVASSQEISATPKDIENGASTSTPQSGSSGGSPPKLTREQVASLPPRRRLFSRTDEDLPVAATIPAPAPTPTKASVVPPRASGFRSSSETSVFDFRESDSEGEMPVLERQTLEEMRRDRRQLSKVQPPVPLNNAMCMRMASSSDLVKIELKENDKIIEPDSFWSTTCDKFMEQLRSGDVTTKKRGRRKKGESGSGSATKLETDSALNSDAESAPRLEVKPEDIKQEVPDVPSETVKIKEEVIEVKTENDCLENLEIKTEPDESDIKTEKVEKIVERDSDELPLIQRAARKNSTKIESDGEEEIVGRKKRSRRGSRIKLISSSGSESSSEESEASAEFGHGSSVADRLRARKRSSANAETEGMKLRSRDTTPHKAPKDKEGKSSPAKGSVSQKGKPKPLFGDGSDFRPGWEDEVYVYKKSLRMPTRLITVSKPSRFHRLSTSLPDLDPGSPALSVSMESTDNERIRISDSDLESNCSFSLAGLESKIDDEEATSSTTMSCPTKSTRQTRLENNSIIDLLAQKVGTSKKEQKRRAKEKLIKCPKILPKGRNEPELLATPSLAPLLSNDLATTQKTKGKTPVKSNKSPKPIKVTNSCLLGYFRKQTVNNFRDAFKNNHTLPNEFSTFVLKSRTRTETRVLKKQATIREVFGEDRPASAPPMQNHGDTSQDDDDSQNETQESKPGKSRTLKQKVVSRLKSAGILRSNKALMNSKLHLLNPKKRNNLLKSLAKKKFQHIKKEKIQKEDETKQELDETSEMQETESNGPEVEPENADEIGVPSKKRLKLRTGRRKFRSGFDYMRKKKKPLKKDDVTSKDRKRFFQQTVPRPSPESVADIQTEIRTWVIKKGVGETILHRAARLGYTDVAAYCLEKLNNPPSPKDNAGYTPLHEACSKGHLEIAKLLLAYGANVSESANGGIRPLHEAAENGATELVRLLLSYGADPLLATYAGQTPLMLASDTDAYLILEQHLDDVQGRPAAPWSFAGPSSIFESNWLTDLEPTGYSPLSEPPMDIPEPELEDIEMEVSDVNLPVLYSLANDPDKWVLLQDLTAVLRVKSRDALLRQVNPKAPAGPPAVAHRDVMRELKLPDFLEQSRCCHLLSGGERINVRASKVTLIKYNDKVKSLLNVERVVISSR; encoded by the exons ATGGATGTGAGCTTCACTAACGTGTTGGAGGGGGCTCGCCAGTACTTCCAGGGACTTCCCGTACCTAGTACAGCAGGCACGACATCGTCGACGGAGAACATCGCAACATCGACCTCCTCTTCGTACGGTCATGGCGATGTCGCGGCCTCGGTTTCCGGGCCGACCTCATCCAGCACCATCGCGGCTGTTTCGCGCGAGGCCCCCGGGGCCCAGCAGCGGGTCGAACTCGGTTCGCGGGGGCCTGAGGACAGGCAGGACGCGAGCCAGGTGGGTAACTCTTACTGGAACCCACACGGACCCGTCGAACCTTACCCGCCGCAGCCGACCCGCGTCGAGGTTCCCGACACCAGGCCGACGGACGGAACGTGCGTCAGTCTCGAGGCCCCCGCCGGGTCCCTAACCGAGATGCAGCCAGCCAGCAAGCAGGCCTACGATCACGCCGCCGCGcactcctcctccccctcctcctcatcACCGGCCCAGCTGCACCAGTTACAACCTCCGAAGGCCTGCTCAACGCCGCCCGTTTATCAGCAGCTCAACACCGTATCTAGAACGCCGTACTCGACGGCCGCCGATATGCTGCCGGCGCATTCGTCCTATCAGGCCGTCGAACGGGCCCCTCCGAGTCCAGCGATGGTGGCGCCGAGGACGCAGTACTACCCGCGATATCATCACCCCGAAATCACGAAGAGCACGCCACTGCCGATGACCCAGAGCTCGACTTACCAGTCTGCCAACGCGGTTCCGAGCTCCGGTGTCGTCCAGCAGTCCGTGACCCGTTCGAGTCCGGCCGAGCAGAGTTGCGCCTTACCACCGGGACCCGGAGCCCAAAGTCACGTGCACGAATCCCGGGACCTTCGGAGTCCGGCACTGCGGGGCCACGGCTCGGGCTATCCGAATTCGGTGCAGGCGAACGGCGCTCACCAGCAGCACGCCGCCGCGCAGGGCTACACCGTGCGAAACGCGGTTATTCCTACCTCaaatcagcagcagcagcggcatcAGCTGCAGCAGCCAGGTTCCGCGGCCTCGTCGTCTGCCGCTGGTAATCCGGCGGCTCATCAGGTCGCCGTTCACGGAAACAATGCTCATACGCACATTCCTTCGCCCCATAACCTTCCGCAGCACATTCCGTCACCCCAGAATCCCGCCCGAGTCAATCCCTCGCCCCTTCAGCATCACGTTGTTGGCGCCGGTAACGCCGCCGGTTCCACCGGCTATTGTCCCCGGGTGTCTCCCCACATGCCACCCCCGAACTCGGTCTACCACTCGCCCTCGCCTCACGAGGCAACTTCCTACCACCCCCCTTCGCCCCACCCTACTAATAACTCCAGTACCTTTCAGCCTCGGTCACCGACCTATCCCCCGCCTCCCCAAGCCCCCGCACAGTCTACTCCGCACTCGTACTCGTCATCGAGCCCCCAGCACTATCAGCAGCCGAGTTCTTATCCGTCGACAGCTGCCGGCTACGCTCAGCCACAGTTGTCCGGCTACCATTCCCAGCTCCAGCCGAAGAACTCAACCTCCGGTTACTACTCGCAGAGCAATCGGTCTCAGCCCTACGCGGTTCCTCCGGTTTCAGCGCCTTCGACGGCCAACCCCGGCGGCCAGTACGGTGCTCATGGCAAGTCGATCGCCTACAACGGAGTCCAAGATGCTGGAAGAAGGAATTGCCCGGAGGCTGAACGGCCGTACGGGGTTCAGTCCTACCAGACACCGGTATCGGTTCAGCGGACCTCGAATACTCACAATCTCCCACCGATCGCCACCCTGTCCTATCATTACGACAGAAACTCGCGCGAAGCCTTGTCGAAGGCCCAACCGATGCATAGGCAGCAACAGCGACCCCAGTCTGCGATTACGAAGAATTCCTCGACGACCGGTTTAACGCCGAATCCGGCGAGGTTGTCCGACTATCCGGTCGCCGTGAACAACCAGCATGCCAACGGGAACGTCGTCACCTCGGCAAGTTCCATGTACAGCAGGGTCGGTGGACAGCCCGGGGTCTATCCGAGGTACGCCACAACCATGGCGCCCAGTCATCACGGCAGCAACGCGACCAGCACCACCGTGACGTCGAACGGTGCGCCAATTTCCAACAGACCGACCGTCCCGACGCCGATGTCGTCGACCATCGTCAATCCTGGCTACCCGAGCCGGTCTGGGGGTCGGTCTGTCAACCCGTATCCCTCGACGCCGCACCAACCTCAGGAGAATTACGCCTACAAGGATTACCCGAGCGCGTCGACAGCCTACCCAACGTCCACAGTCGTCAGCCAGTCCGTCCCTCCCCCTTCGAGTTCCAGCACACTTCAGACCAACGGGGCGCCGACGTCGAACAGAAAACGAGAGTCGCCGTTGGATCTCTCGCTCAGAACGATCAAGACCCCCGCGGACTCCACGGCCCAGGATGACCCGGAGGCCTCCTGCAGCGGGGACAAAATCGTCAGCAGCTCCAACGCCGCTTCGTCGAGAAACGCCGGGAGGACCGTACTCGTGCCTCCGGGTGCCGCGTATCCGGTATACGACGGGCGGAGCTTCGGACATTCCCGAAGCCCTGCTTCCGGGGTCAGGGCTTCCACTCCTCTGCAAACTGTCCGCGCGCCGAAAGTCGATTTCTTACCGAACTTCAGCTCGACGCCCCTCCACCACCCGGCGCATGAGAGCAACACGCTTCGCAGGAGCAGCTCACATATATACGCGCCATCGCCGCGTGTTAATCCAGCGGCGGTTGCCCCTCTGCCCAATATAGCGACCTTCAAGAAAGCTCCCGCTGCCCCGTCCTCGTTGCCGTACGAAAAGAACCCACCCTATCGCGTCGGGAACGTGGCACGCCCCAGGTACGCTCCGGTGATGGAACCCGGCGGTAACGCGATACGTCACCAGGAGTATACGTCCGATCTTAGCAAGTACCATGTCGACAGGAACAAGATGGCTCATGTTCAGCCGTCAGCATACGGCAGGGATAGACAGCCGGCAACCAAGAGGACCGCGGCTGATCCGACACCCTATACCGGGCTCAGCAAACAACCGCGTGTTGAAAAGTGGCGGCAGTCGATAGACCAACAAATAGAGCAAAGACTGTCCAATGCGCTTCAAGAACGCCAGCGTCAGGAGATGAGCTTGAACGCACCCGTTTCCAATGGCGTCAATTCCGCCGTCGTGCCCGCCGGCTACGATCAACGCCGCGAAAACAACAGTGCGTATAATTACTGTGATAAAAGGAATTATCCGGAAATCAAGGGCGCTGCCAGGGGCTCCTTTGCTCCAGCCTCACCCGCCGTCTACGGAAATCAGGGTGGAACCCCAAGAGTCACCGGACACTCACATATCCCTCAGTCCTCGGGGCACCAGAATTTGTATTCCGCGGGTTACCGACACGGTCAGGGACAGCATGCAAGCTACCGAGTACCTGCTTCTCATGTTCCTAATTCTGGACCGAACGCGGAACAGCCCAGCAACGCGGGGACCGACAAGAAACGGGTACTCAGCCTCCTCAGGAACAGTTTGGAAAATAAACAACAGCGGGAGGAGCAGCTCAGCAACAGCCAGCAACCAATACTCGCCAATTACAATCAGCCAAGCTTTCAGAATAAG GTCGTCACACCAGTCGAGCCCAAAACCAACATTGGAAGACATAATCTCTCCCCCTTCACCGCTGCTAGTCTTCTCGAAAGGAACAGCACCACTCCACCTCACTACAAATTTCACGTGCCAAGGGCGGTCGACTCGATTATCCAGGAACCCTCTCACAGTCTGTACGGCACCAGGGTTAACTCATCCGCCACTATACCTGGCAAAGAGGCCAACTCGATGACGAGAGGTATCGAAAACCAGATTCATCGTGACAAGGACGATGGATTAGCGGCTATATTGGCAGCCCGAATACGAACTAAAGCTGAATTGAAACAG GTGTCAGCCGGCCAGTTTGGCGCTAAACCGACGGTGGCGTCATCCCAGGAGATCTCGGCAACACCGAAAG ACATTGAAAATGGAGCTTCCACATCAACGCCCCAGTCCGGTTCTTCTGGGGGAAGCCCTCCCAAGCTCACTCGCGAACAGGTGGCTAGTCTTCCACCCCGAAGGCGGTTGTTCTCAAGGACCGACGAGGATTTACCTGTTGCGGCAACTATTCCAGCTCCGGCGCCAACCCCAACCAAAGCTTCGGTCGTACCGCCGAGAGCTAGCGGATTCCGAAGCTCATCAGAGACCTCGGTGTTTGACTTCAGAGAGAGTGACTCCGAGGGTGAAATGCCGGTTTTGGAGAGACAGACGCTGGAAGAAATGCGAAGGGACAGAAGGCAACTGTCGAAGGTCCAGCCACCCGTACCGCTCAACAACGCGATGTGCATGAGAATGGCTTCGTCGTCTGACTTAGTGAAGATAGAACTCAAG GAAAATGACAAAATCATCGAACCAGATTCGTTCTGGTCGACAACCTGTGATAAGTTTATGGAACAGCTACGAAGTGGCGATGTCACAACGAAAAAACGTGGCAGACGGAAGAAGGGAGAGTCCGGTTCGGGTTCGGCGACAAAGCTAGAAACTGATTCCGCGCTAAATTCGGACGCGGAATCGGCGCCTAGGCTCGAAGTGAAGCCTGAAGACATTAAGCAAGAGGTACCAGATGTGCCAAGCGAAACTGTGAAGATCAAAGAGGAGGTGATCGAGGTGAAAACCGAGAACGACTGCCtcgaaaatttggaaatcaaGACTGAACCCGACGAATCAGATATTAAAACggagaaagttgaaaaaatcgtgGAACGAGATTCGGACGAGTTGCCACTAATTCAAAGAGCGGCGCGAAAGAATTCTACGAAGATCGAGAGTGACGGGGAAGAAGAGATCGTCGGAAGGAAGAAGAGATCTCGTCGTGGTAGTAGGATAAAACTTATCTCATCTAGCGGCAGCGAAAGCTCGAGCGAAGAGAGTGAAGCAAGCGCTGAATTCGGCCATGGTTCTTCGGTAGCCGATAGATTACGTGCCAGAAAACGCTCGAGTGCGAATGCGGAAACTGAAGGCATGAAGTTGCGCTCGCGAGATACGACGCCGCACAAGGCCCCAAAGGATAAGGAGGGAAAGTCGTCACCGGCAAAGGGCAGTGTGTCGCAAAAAGGTAAACCGAAACCATTGTTCGGCGATGGTAGCGACTTCAGACCGGGTTGGGAGGATGAGGTTTACGTTTATAAAAAATCGCTAAGAATGCCAACCAGGTTAATAACCGTTTCGAAGCCGTCCAGGTTTCATAGGTTGTCAACTTCACTTCCGGATCTCGATCCGGGATCACCGGCACTCTCTGTATCGATGGAAAGCACCGATAACGAACGAATAAGAATATCGGACAGCGACTTGGAGTCAAACTGTAGTTTCAGTCTTGCTGGACTGGAGAGCAAAATCGACGATGAAGAAGCAACTTCCTCAACGACAATGTCGTGTCCAACGAAATCGACCCGACAGACTCGATTGGAAAATAATTCCATCATCGACCTTCTCGCCCAGAAAGTTGGTACTAGTAAAAAAGAGCAGAAACGAAGGGCCAAGGAAAAGTTGATCAAATGCCCTAAGATTCTTCCAAAAGGTAGGAACGAGCCAGAGCTGCTTGCCACGCCGAGTTTGGCGCCTCTTTTATCGAACGACCTAGCAACGACGCAAAAGACGAAAGGCAAGACCCCTGTCAAAAGTAACAAGTCACCGAAACCAATAAAAGTGACGAACTCCTGTCTTTTGGGATACTTTCGTAAACAGACTGTTAATAACTTTAGAGATGCTTTTAAGAATAATCACACTCTGCCCaatgaattttcgacgttCGTTTTGAAGAGCCGAACGAGAACAGAGACTCGGGTTTTGAAGAAACAGGCAACGATTAGAGAAGTCTTCGGGGAGGATAGACCAGCGTCTGCACCGCCGATGCAAAATCACGGAGACACTTCGCAAGACGATGACGATTCGCAAAATGAAACGCAAGAATCCAAGCCAGGAAAGTCACGAACGCTGAAGCAAAAAGTCGTGTCTCGtcttaaaagtgctggaatattGAGGAGTAACAAAGCACTAATGAATTCCAAGCTACATCTATTAAATCCTAAGAAACGTAACAACCTATTGAAATCTTTGGCTAAAAAGAAGTTCCAGCATATAAAGAAGGAGAAAATCCAGAAAGAAGATGAAACGAAACAAGAGTTGGACGAGACAAGTGAAATGCAGGAAACCGAGAGCAACGGACCCGAAGTCGAACCGGAGAATGCCGACGAAATTGGGGTACCGAGTAAAAAGAGGCTGAAATTACGTACTGGCCGACGAAAATTTCGTTCTGGATTTGATTACatgcgaaagaaaaagaaaccatTGAAAAAAGACGACGTTACATCCAAGGATAGGAAACGA TTTTTCCAGCAAACTGTGCCTCGTCCAAGTCCCGAATCCGTCGCTGATATACAAACGGAAATTAGAACATGGGTCATCAAGAAAGGCGTGGGTGAAACCATCCTTCATCGAGCTGCAAGGCTTGGATATACG GATGTTGCAGCATATTGCTTGGAAAAGTTGAACAATCCACCAAGCCCTAAGGATAATGCAGGATACACACCCCTCCATGAGGCATGTTCGAAAGGACATCTAGAAATTGCTAAACTTCTACTTGCCTATGGGGCAAATGTTAGCGAAAGCGCCAATGGGGGGATAAG ACCACTACACGAAGCTGCAGAGAATGGGGCAACCGAACTTGTCAGATTGCTGCTTTCATACGGTGCTGATCCGTTGTTGGCTACCTATGCTGGCCAGACTCCCTTGATGCTGGCCTCGGACACAGACGCATATTTGATCCTCGAACAACATCTAGACGATGTACAAGGACGTCCTGCTGCTCCATGGAGTTTCGCAGGTCCGTCATCAATTTTTG AATCTAATTGGCTTACAGATCTTGAGCCGACAGGCTACAGTCCATTAAGCGAACCTCCCATGGATATTCCAGAGCCCGAACTTGAAGATATCGAAATGGAAGTGAGCGACGTTAACTTACCAGTGCTGTATTCCCTTGCCAACGACCCCGACAAATGGGTACTTCTGCAAGACTTGACAGCAGTGTTACGTGTGAAGAGTAGGGATGCTCTGCTTCGCCAAGTTAATCCAAAGGCTCCTGCCGGACCGCCGGCGGTAGCTCACCGTGACGTTATGCGAGAATTAAAGCTTCCAGATTTTCTAGAACAGTCTCGATGTTGTCATCTGTTGAGTGGCGGCGAGAGAATAAACGTGCGCGCCTCCAAAGTAACGCTTATTAAGTACAATGATAAAGTGAAGTCACTTCTTAACGTTGAACGAGTCGTGATTAGCTCAAGGTGA